The Oscillatoria sp. FACHB-1407 DNA segment CTAGTTGTTCTAAGCCAGTAATGTTCTGCGGGTGTGAGCTACACAGCACAAACATTACATCCCTGGGTTATTCGTTGCTCACAAAGCCAGCAGGTTGAGCATTGGCAGACAATTCCAACGCGGCTTTAAGGGTATGCCAACTGAGATTGGCACACTTGATCCGCACTGGAAACTGAGCCACCCCCTGCATCACATTGAGCTTTCGCAACTCTTGAGGAAATTCGGCTTCGCCCTTCATCATCGCCTGAAAACGCTGCACCATCTCCAAAGCATCCGTAGCCGTCTTGCCTTTAAGTGCTTCTGCCATGAGATCAGCCGATGCCATGGCGATCGCACAGCCCTCACCCTCAAACTTTACGTCCTGAATGCGATCATCCACTAAGTGCAGCGTTAACTCGATCGTGTCACCACAGGAAGGATTGTGTCCCTTTTGATAGCGATCGACCGGATTAGTCGTCCCCTTGTTTCGGGGCTTTTTGTAGCGTTCTAAAATGACCTGCTGGTAGAGGTCACGTAAATTGTCCAGGGACATGGCTCAATTGGCATATAAATAGAGTTCTCTCTTGATCCTATCAGTGTCAAATCGGGATTGCGTGTTTTGGTGCTGAGTAGAGTGAATCGTTGATGGTTAGGGGTTAGGTGTTAATAGTCAATGGTTAGGGGTTAGGAGTCAGTGGTCAATCGTCAGTGGTCAATCGTCAGTAGTCAATCGTTAGGGGTTAGGGGTTGAGGGCAATCGTTTAGGGTGCTGAAATGTGAGTGCTGATTCGTCGCTGTGTCTTTCTGCCCTCTGCCTTCCACTAAATCCAGGTAGCATTGGCTATACACAACTGACCATTAACGATTGACCATTGACATTTTGACTTGACCATTGACCAATGCTGTATGACGCCTCGATCGCTAAAATGAGGGTTCAGAATGATGCGAACGTATGCTGCCACGCGAAGATTTGCTTAAAGGAATTGAACATCGAGAGACTGCTGTCCGGGCAATTGACCAGGCAGAGCAGGCAATTAAAACATGGGAGGTCGTCTACACTGACTTCTTGTCGCCGCCTGAATGGGTTGATGTGCAGCAGATGTTTGCTCGATTAACTGATGTGCAGATGCTAGCGTGGGGTGGTTACCCACAAGCGGAAAGGCAACGAGTGGCGATCGCCCGATCAGAGTTACCCCTGGATCAAAGCCAAGTGGCGATCGCGGCTCTCGACATCAGCGGCAATTTCTTATTTGATCCGGCAACTCATCGTGACTTCCTGGGCTCTCTTTTAGGAACGGGGATCGTCCGCGAAAAAGTGGGAGACATCATTGTATTGGGCGAACGGGGCGCACAGGCGATCGTGGTGCCAGAGATGGTCGAGTTCTTAGAGATGAACCTGACGCAGGTGCGATCGGTGCCCGTCAAAACTCGGCGGATTGACCTGAGCGAACTCAAGATTCGAGAACCCAAAAAGAAAGAAATGACAACCGTAGAGGCATCGCTGCGACTGGATGCGATCGCCTCAGCCGGGTTTGGCATGTCCCGCAGCAAAATGGCAGACCTGATCACGACCGGAGATGTGCGGGTCAATTGGCGTGAGGTCACTCAAGCCAGCCATCAACTCAAAGCAGGCGATCTGATTGCCATTCGCGGCAAAGGACGCTTAGAGATTGGCGAAATTGCCGTCACTAAAAAAGATCGTTATCGAGTTCAACTGACACGGTTCATGTAGGAAACGTCCATCGTGCATCGTCAATAGCTGATGGTTAAGGGGGTACGGATACAACACCATTGACCATTGACCATCACCATTGACCATTGACCATCACCATTGACCATTGACCATCACCATTGACCATTGACCATCACCATTGACCATTGACCCTCAACTGTTGACCATTAACCACTGACCATCAGCCCGTCACATCTTATGTGTTATCCTTGGAAAGTTGTCTAAAATCACACACTCAGGATTTCGGGTGTTTCTGACCTGATTTGGTACAGAAATGCACCTGAGTGGAGGATTAACCCGAAAGGAGATCAAAAATTTATGCCAGTTGTTTCGTTGGCTCAACTATTGGAGTCAGGGGTTCACTTTGGGCACCAAACCCGACGGTGGAATCCCAAGATGTCTCCCTACATTTACACCTCTCGCAATGGGGTTCACATCATTGACCTGGTGCAAACCGCTCAACTGATGGAAGAAGCTTACACCTACATGCGAACTGCTTCCGAGCAGGGTAAGAAATTTCTCTTCATTGGTACCAAGCGTCAAGCGGCGGGCATTGTTGCTCAAGAGGCCTTGCGTTGCGGTTCTTACTACGTAAACCAACGCTGGTTAGGTGGAATGCTCACGAACTGGGCAACCATTAAGACTCGCGTCGATCGCCTTAAGGAGCTTGAGCGTCGCCAGGAGACAGGTGTACTTGATCTCCTTCCTAAAAAAGAAGCGTCTGTTTTGCGTCGCGAATTGGAGAAACTGCAAAAGTATCTCGGTGGCATCAAAGCCATGCGGAAGTTACCTGATGCCGTTCTGATCGTTGATCAGCGTCGTGAATACAACGCCGTGCAAGAATGCCAAAAGCTGGGAATCCCCATTGTGTCGTTATTGGACACAAATTGCGATCCAGATACGGTAGATATTCCAATTCCTGCAAACGATGATGCTATCCGGTCGATTAAGCTTATAGTGGGTCGCTTGGCGGATGCCATTTATGAGGGTCGTCACGGTCAACTCGAAGTCGAAGAAGATTACGACGATTACGAGGGTGCTGAGGAAGAGTTTGACTACGATGATAGCGACTTCCCAGACGATGACGACGAGGAAGAAACCGAAGACTAAGGCATCAGGTGGGGACAAGTCCTCAGAATTCACTTCTGAATCCTTGTCCCTGACCTGCTGATAGACTTCTGACTCCTTACCCAATCAAAACTAATCTCAGAGTGGGACTTAACACAATGGCAGAAATATCACCAAAGCTTGTGAAAGAACTGCGCGATAAGACAGGCGCAGGGATGATGGATTGCAAAAAAGCTCTCCAGGAAACGGGGGGTGATATCAGCAAAGCAATGGATTGGTTGCGTCAGAAGGGGATTACCTCTGCTGAGAAGAAATCTGGCAAGATTACGGCTGAAGGTTTGATTGAAAGCTACATTCACACGGGTGGTCGTGTGGGTGTGTTAGTCGAAATCAACTGCCAGACGGACTTTGTAGCACGAAACCAGGCATTTAGAGACTTGGCTCGTAACGTTGCGATGCAGATTGCAGCTTCTCCTAACGTTGAATACGTTCGGGTGGAAGACATTCCCCCTGAGGTCGTCGCCAAAGAAAAAGAAATTGAAATGGGCAGAGATGACCTCGGTAATAAGCCTCAAAATATTCGCGAAAAGATCGTTGAAGGTCGGATTGAGAAGCGGTTGAAAGAGCTTGCACTGCTCGATCAACCCTATGTCAAAGACCAAACCATTACGGTTAGCGAATTGATTAAGCAAAATATTGCTCAGTTGGGCGAAAACATTCAGGTTCGCCGCTTCTCTCGCTTTATTTTGGGTGAAGGTATCGAGAAGGAAGAAACCGATTTTGCAGCAGAAGTGGCAGCCCAAACTGGAGGCGCACTCTAACTGCTCACTCAAAAACCTGACGAATTAAGGTATAACCTTTTGAACTAGGGACATGGCATTGCTATGTCCCTACAGGTGTCTCAACGATTCCCAGGTTGTCTGATGCGATCGCCCCTTGCCCACGTAAGTATAGTTTGAAGGTATGACACGAGCAGTTGACCAGATTGAGCGTGATATCGCTGCCTTAGAACAAGCGGTGGTGGCGATCGCCCAAGACCTGCATACCACCTATGAAGATTACTTAACCGATTTGGGACAGGCGGTTAAACGTCAACTTGTATTGGCGGCATACCATATCTGCACGCAAGGATATCCCGATCGATTTCTTCAGCTGTCGCTGAGTCAACGGCAGGAGTTGCAACAGACTCTCAAGCAACTTGCTCAACAAGCTCAAACCCAGTTGATGAGTCGGTTAAAAGCATTCGATGATTTCAGTCCGATCCCGGAAGAAGAGTCTAAGGAAGACGACGAGTCAGAGGACGAGTTTTCCTACGAAGAACTGACTGATGATTTGACGGATGAAGAATTAGCAGAGGAACTGGCAAAGGAAGACTTGTTGCACGAAGCCGTGCTGTTTACGAGTGAGTTTGCAGAACCGCCTCTGGCTCAGGGCGATCGCCTCAGTGAGAGGGATCACGCCCAAGCGGGAGATCAAGCGCAAGCTGAGTTATCCAAACCACCTGCTGAAGCCTCTGAATCACCTGCGTCAAAATTGGATGCGGCTCAGGTGATGTCCAACCCAAAGCTGTTATTAAGTTGGCAAGAAAGTATGGAGAAGGGCATCGTAGCTGTTCTGCAAACTCTGTCTTATACAGCCAATCGCTTGCTGCAACAAAGTGACATTCTGCCCTCTAAACTGCCTGAGCCTATTCTTGAAGTCGCAGCCAAAGCAGGCGCAGAGATAGCTTCTGGACCTCCCAACTTGTTAAATCTCCTGATTGAAGCCGAGAGTGACAGTAACTCAGAGTCTAGAATGACTCATATCATGACCATTCGATTGAGGCTGTCGGAGATCGAGTTTGCAGACGCTACTCTAGGGGCGTGGCGATCGAAAATTCGTGGGTTGTTGGCTCGTCTCAATCAACTCGGACGGGACTATCAGAAAAAACATAAAGAGAAGGCGATCGCAACAGCAGAAGCGGCGTGGCGATCGACCTGGTTTGATGAGTAATGGTATGTTGAATCACGCACTTGTTTGATGAATTGCGATGGATTGGTTGCGCTTGCAGAAAGCACTATCAGTAGAAGCCGAACGAGGCTTCAATGATTTAGTCGGCAATCAATACCGCTTTAGTGAGTTCCTCAGCCTGAGTTTTAGTCGTCCTCCAGCGGACATTCCGATTTCAGAACAGCGTCGCTTTCAGGAGATGGGAGAGCGGTTCACCAAGTATGGAGAGATGACTTTTGCCCAACGACAACATTTAGTGGCAGAGGCACGACGAACCATTTATCAAGTGCAGCGTTTTTTAGAGGAAACGGTTGCCACACAACCGGATAGGACGGAGGACAAACTCACCACAGAAAGTACTCCAGGGTTAGAAGCGGGGTCACGGCGATCTGCGCGATCGCCCACCTCTACAGCGACCCTCAGTACTCCTGGAAAATTGCCGCGCACCGCACCTCTGGTTGACTCCAATCGCAAACTTGACCTCGATCAAGCGGTGACGTATCTGCCGGGAGTAGGCGCAAAAAACAGTGAACGCCTGGGTAAGTTGGGGTTGGTGACAGTGCGCGATTTACTCTACTACTACCCTCGCGACCACATCGACTATGCCCGTCAGGTCAACATTCGCGATCTGGTGGAAGGGGAAACCGTTACCCTGATTGCGACCATCAAACGTTGCACCTGTTTCAACAGCCCTAAAAATCCCAAATTGACGATTTTAGAAGTTTTGGTGCGCGACCACACGGGACAGATTAAACTGAGCCGTTTTTTTGCAGGGAGCCGTTACCAAAATCGAGGCTGGCAAGAGCAGCAAAAGCGGATGTATCCCCTGGGAGCGGTGGTGGCTGCATCGGGATTAGTCAAAAAAAGCAAGTTTGGCATGACGTTGGATGATCCCCAAATTGAGGTGATTGATCATCTAGGAGCCTCCATTGAATCGATGAAAGTAGGGCGGGTGCTACCCGTCTATCCCTTAACTGAAGGGGTTCCAGCAGATTTGGTGCGAAAAGCTGTCCTCTCGGCTCTACCAGCTGCGGCTCAACTCAAGGAACCTCTGCCCGATGCGCTGCGTGAGAAGTATGGATTGATTGGGCTACAGGAGGCGATCGCCCATATCCATTTTCCGCCCAGTGGCGAGGCGTTAGATTTAGCCCGTCGTCGTCTCGTGTTTGACGAGTTCTTTTATCTGCAACTGGGCTTGCTAAAACGGCGATTGCACCAACAGCAGCAACAAACCAGTGTTGTCCTGGCTCCTACGGGTCAACTGATCGATCAGTTCTACACAGTGTTGCCGTTCCAGTTTACTCAAGCACAGCATCGTGTGGTGAATGACATTCTCAGTGATTTGCAGAAGCCTGTGCCTATGAATCGGCTAGTGCAAGGCGATGTCGGATCAGGTAAAACGGTAGTCGCGGTGGTGGCGATTTTGGCAGCGATTCAAGCGGGCTATCAAGCCGCCTTGATGGCTCCGACTGAAGTTTTGGCAGAGCAACACTATCGCAAGCTTGTGACCTGGTTTAACCAATTGCACTTACCTGTGGAATTGCTAACAGGTTCCACGAAAACGGCCAAACGGCGACAACTCCTAGCCGAATTGAAAACGGGAGAGTTGCCCCTGCTGGTGGGAACCCATGCCCTGATCGAAGATCCGGTGCAGTTTCAGCAATTGGG contains these protein-coding regions:
- the rpsB gene encoding 30S ribosomal protein S2, producing MPVVSLAQLLESGVHFGHQTRRWNPKMSPYIYTSRNGVHIIDLVQTAQLMEEAYTYMRTASEQGKKFLFIGTKRQAAGIVAQEALRCGSYYVNQRWLGGMLTNWATIKTRVDRLKELERRQETGVLDLLPKKEASVLRRELEKLQKYLGGIKAMRKLPDAVLIVDQRREYNAVQECQKLGIPIVSLLDTNCDPDTVDIPIPANDDAIRSIKLIVGRLADAIYEGRHGQLEVEEDYDDYEGAEEEFDYDDSDFPDDDDEEETED
- the tsf gene encoding translation elongation factor Ts, with the translated sequence MAEISPKLVKELRDKTGAGMMDCKKALQETGGDISKAMDWLRQKGITSAEKKSGKITAEGLIESYIHTGGRVGVLVEINCQTDFVARNQAFRDLARNVAMQIAASPNVEYVRVEDIPPEVVAKEKEIEMGRDDLGNKPQNIREKIVEGRIEKRLKELALLDQPYVKDQTITVSELIKQNIAQLGENIQVRRFSRFILGEGIEKEETDFAAEVAAQTGGAL
- the sufU gene encoding Fe-S cluster assembly sulfur transfer protein SufU yields the protein MSLDNLRDLYQQVILERYKKPRNKGTTNPVDRYQKGHNPSCGDTIELTLHLVDDRIQDVKFEGEGCAIAMASADLMAEALKGKTATDALEMVQRFQAMMKGEAEFPQELRKLNVMQGVAQFPVRIKCANLSWHTLKAALELSANAQPAGFVSNE
- a CDS encoding photosystem II S4 domain protein: MLPREDLLKGIEHRETAVRAIDQAEQAIKTWEVVYTDFLSPPEWVDVQQMFARLTDVQMLAWGGYPQAERQRVAIARSELPLDQSQVAIAALDISGNFLFDPATHRDFLGSLLGTGIVREKVGDIIVLGERGAQAIVVPEMVEFLEMNLTQVRSVPVKTRRIDLSELKIREPKKKEMTTVEASLRLDAIASAGFGMSRSKMADLITTGDVRVNWREVTQASHQLKAGDLIAIRGKGRLEIGEIAVTKKDRYRVQLTRFM
- the recG gene encoding ATP-dependent DNA helicase RecG, whose translation is MDWLRLQKALSVEAERGFNDLVGNQYRFSEFLSLSFSRPPADIPISEQRRFQEMGERFTKYGEMTFAQRQHLVAEARRTIYQVQRFLEETVATQPDRTEDKLTTESTPGLEAGSRRSARSPTSTATLSTPGKLPRTAPLVDSNRKLDLDQAVTYLPGVGAKNSERLGKLGLVTVRDLLYYYPRDHIDYARQVNIRDLVEGETVTLIATIKRCTCFNSPKNPKLTILEVLVRDHTGQIKLSRFFAGSRYQNRGWQEQQKRMYPLGAVVAASGLVKKSKFGMTLDDPQIEVIDHLGASIESMKVGRVLPVYPLTEGVPADLVRKAVLSALPAAAQLKEPLPDALREKYGLIGLQEAIAHIHFPPSGEALDLARRRLVFDEFFYLQLGLLKRRLHQQQQQTSVVLAPTGQLIDQFYTVLPFQFTQAQHRVVNDILSDLQKPVPMNRLVQGDVGSGKTVVAVVAILAAIQAGYQAALMAPTEVLAEQHYRKLVTWFNQLHLPVELLTGSTKTAKRRQLLAELKTGELPLLVGTHALIEDPVQFQQLGLVVIDEQHRFGVGQRARLQQKGDRPHVLTMTATPIPRTLALTIHGDLDVSQIDELPPGRKAIQTTMLTGSDRQHAYDLMRREIAKGRQVYVVLPLVEESEKLDLRSAIDEYERLRETVFPEFNIGLLHGRMTSAEKDEAITQFRDNQTQILVSTTVVEVGVDVPNASVMLIEHAERFGLSQLHQLRGRVGRGAEQSYCLLMSSSKSETARQRLKVLEQSQDGFFISEMDMRFRGPGEVLGTRQSGLPDFALASLVEDQAVLELAREAAEKVLEKDPNLDRWSLMKAELEYRYRRLMGGAILT